One region of Armigeres subalbatus isolate Guangzhou_Male chromosome 3, GZ_Asu_2, whole genome shotgun sequence genomic DNA includes:
- the LOC134227408 gene encoding zinc finger protein 60-like isoform X2, with protein sequence MNCTFCKKQAVQLAPHHLCDICLVHLECCEINDILSGHEESPDDEDDDSMQQCTTEKLECDICLEKVQKAELQQHRELCSARLVFRCKLCSDDFLSKEALWNHLDLHEIEDDKELQYNEVRTTQELLKCELCNDQRGYVEKTYWEHVHEDHDGYFLRCSDCGELFRSKKHKTSHALRNCKEVKGTEATTISVKPQVISLNLPLQVNVLASFGKMYQQTSDHSSNKGDISNTGDKAPFDSKLFFKKELPPHIEVIQKTVVDDEARRDGSKNEQSSSCNKRKMPNENICQHDNIHDETCEDSLKPIENKTQDKTRQEDEQRQSIVDHCPICDKLIRDRDLLSQHVKLSHERIICTDCGTTVPDVVQLEDHKVKKHRLGQSAVTIGDQDNSEVDSIETKQNDESLTSADQSTDDANQKLQCPCCSGIFQGKQQLHIHMGEHVDEIANKRLKLALPPQNESSSIAITDIGVQDGTS encoded by the exons ATGAATTGCACATTTTGTAAGAAACAAGCAGTTCAGCTTGCACCG CATCATCTGTGCGACATTTGCTTGGTGCATTTGGAATGCTGCGAAATAAACGATATCTTATCCGGACATGAAGAATCTCCCGACGACGAAGATGACGATTCGATGCAGCAATGCACGACCGAGAAGCTGGAGTGTGACATTTGCCTAGAAAAGGTCCAGAAGGCTGAACTTCAACAACACCGCGAATTGTGCTCGGCTCGGTTGGTGTTCAGGTGCAAGCTATGTAGCGATGACTTTCTGAGCAAAGAGGCACTGTGGAACCACTTGGATTTGCATGAG ATTGAAGATGATAAGGAATTACAGTACAACGAAGTAAGAACGACCCAAGAGCTTCTCAAATGTGAGTTATGTAACGATCAACGTGGATATGTGGAGAAAACTTACTGGGAACATGTACAT GAAGATCACGATGGCTACTTCCTACGCTGCTCAGATTGTGGAGAACTTTTCAGATCAAAAAAGCATAAAACCAGCCATGCTCTGAGGAATTGTAAAGAAGTGAAGGGCACTGAGGCTACGACCATCTCAGTGAAACCACAGGTCATAAGTTTGAATCTCCCGTTGCAAGTGAACGTACTGGCCAGTTTCGGTAAAATGTATCAGCAAACATCGGACCATTCTAGTAACAAAGGAGACATTTCAAATACCGGTGATAAGGCTCCGtttgattcaaaattattcTTCAAAAAGGAGTTGCCGCCTCATATTGAAGTAATTCAGAAGACAGTCGTCGACGACGAAGCTCGTAGGGATGGTTCCAAAAATGAACAAAGTTCATCTTGCAACAAG aggAAAATGCCTAATGAGAATATTTGTCAACATGATAATATACATGATGAAACATGTGAAGATAGTCTTAAACCGATTGAAAATAAGACGCAGGACAAGACGAGACAAGAGGATGAACAACGACAATCAATAGTTGATCACTGTCCTATTTGTGATAAACTTATTCGTGATCGAGATTTGCTTTCACAGCATGTTAAACTGAGCCATGAAAGAATCATTTGCACAGATTGTGGAACAACTGTACCCGATGTTGTTCAGCTAGAAGACCACAAAGTCAAAAAACACCGATTGGGTCAATCTGCTGTGACTATTGGCGATCAAGACAATTCTGAAGTGGATTCGATAGAGACGAAGCAGAACGACGAGAGCCTTACAAGTGCTGACCAATCAACCGACGACGCAAATCAAAAACTGCAGTGCCCTTGCTGTTCGGGAATATTTCAGGGCAAACAACAGCTCCATATTCACATGGGCGAGCATGTGGACGAGATTGCTAATAAACGGCTCAAACTGGCTCTTCCTCCGCAAAACGAGAGCAGTTCAATCGCCATCACCGACATCGGTGTTCAGGATGGAAC ATCTTAG
- the LOC134227410 gene encoding zinc finger protein ZFMSA12A-like, translating into MKCTSCKKKASRLITHRLCKCCTERLEYDRGESVFLVSNEQDVRKVECDVCQEPVRKEDLQQHQEACTVGRMVYRCTVCDGDYLERNGLWEHLDSHEISDDKKESHTKETKVVYELHKCVLCNDQRGYRESLYWIHVHEEHDGFFLTCSNCNEHFRSQKLKIDHDKNHCKASTAAVDYSDCEDNVPELDVELNKSEDKLDDNDAQMIEFSDCGIELPAKELKVENDVDELDTTNEQSMPKLSIRKQCSDCGRKFRKQKTFVTHRCNVGTKKKTSNSNQPTTDNNKENKQKVSRKASRFEPVKSQCPHCQRVYKNRDNLNVHIRTFHRPSKCKICGLQLANYSQVKIHKEAVHLAGRECPYCRKMFKAKNFQNHVNSHLEASHLCPECGGMFKSNANLQVHLRRFHTPGKTPRMSKGYTRKKRSRNEDLNDVAEMKEETGFAVSENDDSRSQPEDAEMLDLKTDD; encoded by the exons ATGAAATGTACTTCATGTAAAAAGAAAGCGTCCAGATTAATTACG CATCGTTTATGCAAATGCTGTACAGAACGACTGGAGTATGACCGCGGGGAATCTGTTTTTCTAGTTTCCAATGAGCAAGATGTTCGTAAAGTGGAATGCGACGTCTGCCAGGAGCCGGTCCGAAAGGAAGATCTGCAGCAGCACCAAGAAGCGTGCACCGTGGGCCGTATGGTGTACCGATGTACGGTTTGTGACGGAGACTATCTGGAAAGGAATGGATTGTGGGAACATTTGGACTCGCATGAG ATTTCGGATGACAAGAAAGAAAGTCACACAAAAGAAACTAAGGTGGTGTACGAACTACATAAATGCGTACTGTGCAATGACCAACGCGGTTATCGCGAGAGTCTCTACTGGATTCATGTTCAC GAAGAGCACGACGGGTTTTTCCTGACATGCTCGAATTGTAATGAACATTTCCGTTCACAAAAGCTTAAGATTGATCATGACAAAAATCACTGCAAGGCTAGCACTGCCGCTGTGGACTATTCGGACTGCGAAGACAATGTCCCGGAGCTTGACGTCGAATTGAACAAATCAGAAGACAAACTTGATGACAACGATGCTCAAATGATAGAGTTTTCAGACTGTGGGATAGAACTCCCAGCAAAGGAACTTAAAGTCGAAAACGATGTGGATGAGCTTGACACCACCAACGAACAGTCAATGCCCAAATTGTCTATTCGGAAGCAGTGTTCGGATTGTGGACGTAAATTTCGAAAACAGAAGACTTTTGTTACGCATCGATGTAACGTCGgaacgaagaagaagacttccaaCTCGAACCAACCCACTACTGACAACAAcaaggaaaacaaacaaaaagtgTCCAGAAAGGCCAGCAGGTTCGAACCGGTTAAATCCCAGTGTCCACATTGTCAACGTGTGTACAAAAATCGAGATAATCTTAACGTTCACATTCGGACATTCCACAGACCATCAAAGTGCAAAATTTGTGGGCTGCAACTGGCTAACTACAGTCAGGTGAAAATTCACAAGGAAGCGGTCCATCTAGCCGGTCGCGAATGCCCATATTGCCGAAAAATGTTCAAAGCGAAAAACTTCCAAAACCACGTAAATTCCCATCTTGAAGCCAGCCATCTGTGTCCGGAATGCGGTGGAATGTTCAAATCTAATGCGAACCTACAGGTGCACCTTCGCAGATTCCACACACCGGGCAAAACGCCGCGTATGTCGAAGGGGTACACAAGAAAAAAGCGTAGCCGAAACGAGGACTTGAATGATGTAGCTGAAATGAAGGAAGAAACCGGTTTTGCGGTGAGCGAAAATGACGATTCTCGATCTCAACCAGAAGATGCTGAGATGCTTGATTTGAAGACGGACGATTAA
- the LOC134227408 gene encoding zinc finger protein 493-like isoform X1, with protein MICTLCNKSSSKLITHHLCLCCSDRLECGRGESIFFVPVEHDVRKVECDVCQEPVLKDDLERHQERCSPGRTIFRCTVCDADYLDKASLWKHLESHEILDEAKEKCCQEMNVSYDLHKCVLCNDQRGYQESVYWNHVHEDHDGFFLQCPNCCDNFRSRKLMMDHDNDCKVSSISAEGSICEENCAVLAEPSKELDDNLFEESTIEFTDCGIPTEVKTENDENQFDFVNKQKKFVRKQCSSCGQEFRKHITFTTHKCYIESKVKASMATPSTESQKTEETVNKQKKFVRKQCSSCGQEFRKHITFTTHKCYIESKVKAAMATTSTETQNTEETAPSAKFQCPHCHRLLKNQGNLRVHIFTLHRPYKCNICGLQMGSYSQVKSHKNAVHTKPDQKCPHCGRMFKAKTFQNHLNSHQKASHLCADCGVMYKSYQNLQVHRKRFHTHDKPPRMSKGYIRRNRGKNEKAKVSDSTNGKSKNGKA; from the exons ATGATTTGCACTCTATGTAATAAAAGTTCTTCAAAACTTATAACG CATCATCTGTGCCTATGCTGCTCGGATCGGCTGGAATGCGGCCGCGGAGAATCGATCTTTTTCGTTCCAGTTGAACACGACGTGCGCAAGGTTGAATGCGACGTCTGCCAGGAGCCGGTCCTGAAGGATGATCTAGAGCGCCACCAAGAAAGGTGTTCGCCGGGGCGGACGATTTTTCGATGCACCGTTTGTGATGCAGATTACTTGGACAAGGCGAGCCTCTGGAAGCACCTGGAGTCGCACGAG ATCTTAGATGAGGCAAAAGAGAAATGCTGTCAAGAAATGAATGTGTCGTATGATTTACACAAATGCGTACTGTGCAATGACCAACGCGGGTATCAGGAAAGTGTCTACTGGAATCACGTTCAC GAAGACCACGATGGATTTTTCCTACAATGTCCAAATTGCTGCGATAATTTTCGTTCTCGTAAACTTATGATGGATCATGACAATGATTGTAAAGTTAGTTCAATATCAGCAGAAGGTTCCATATGCGAGGAAAATTGTGCTGTACTTGCAGAACCTTCTAAAGAACTCGACGATAATCTTTTTGAAGAATCAACAATTGAATTCACAGATTGTGGGATACCGACAGAAGTGAAAACCGaaaatgatgaaaatcagtttgaCTTTGTTAACAAACAGAAGAAGTTTGTTCGTAAGCAATGTTCAAGCTGTGGACAAGAGTTCCGAAAGCACATTACCTTCACCACCCATAAATGCTACATCGAATCCAAAGTCAAAGCATCTATGGCGACTCCTTCTACTGAAAGCCAAAAAACAGAAGAAACGGTTAACAAACAGAAGAAGTTTGTTCGTAAGCAATGTTCAAGCTGTGGACAAGAGTTCCGAAAGCACATAACCTTCACGACCCATAAATGCTACATCGAATCCAAAGTCAAAGCAGCTATGGCGACTACTTCTACTGAAACCCAAAACACAGAAGAAACGGCCCCATCAGCCAAATTCCAGTGTCCACACTGCCATCGATTGCTGAAAAATCAGGGAAACCTCCGGGTTCACATTTTCACGCTTCACAGACCGTACAAATGTAACATTTGCGGTTTACAGATGGGCAGTTACAGTCAGGTAAAGTCGCACAAAAACGCGGTTCATACCAAGCCGGATCAGAAGTGTCCACACTGCGGGAGAATGTTCAAAGCGAAAACCTTCCAAAATCATTTGAACTCCCATCAGAAGGCTAGccacctgtgcgccgattgcgGGGTGATGTATAAATCGTACCAGAACTTGCAGGTTCATCGCAAACGATTCCACACACACGATAAACCGCCACGCATGTCGAAAGGATACATCAGAAGGAATCGGGGTAAGAATGAAAAAGCAAAGGTTTCCGATAGTACAAATGGTAAATCTAAAAATGGGAAAGCGTAG